Proteins encoded in a region of the Benincasa hispida cultivar B227 chromosome 2, ASM972705v1, whole genome shotgun sequence genome:
- the LOC120071474 gene encoding auxin-binding protein ABP19a-like, whose translation MAKKMMVLPLFFAFSVLAASFSDALVQDFCVADLKSADTPAGYPCKKVSLVTEKDFAYSGLGVAGNTSNIIKAAVTPAFTAQFPGVNGLGISLARLDLAVGGVIPMHTHPAASEVLLVVEGTICAGFVSSANTVYFKTLYKGDIMVFPQGLLHFQINSGKTTALGFVSFSSPNPGLQILDYALFGNELPTDIVAKTTFLDPVTIKKLKGVLGGSG comes from the exons ATGGCTAAGAAGATGATggttcttcctcttttcttcgcCTTCTCCGTCCTTGCAGCTTCCTTTTCCGATGCTCTTGTCCAAGACTTCTGTGTCGCTGACCTCAAATCCGCTGATACCCCTGCTGGATACCCGTGCAAGAAGGTATCCCTTGTCACGGAAAAAGACTTTGCTTATTCGGGCCTTGGTGTTGCTG GTAACACTTCAAATATCATCAAGGCTGCAGTGACTCCCGCCTTTACTGCCCAATTTCCCGGTGTCAATGGCCTTGGAATCTCGCTAGCCCGCCTCGACCTAGCAGTCGGTGGTGTGATACCAATGCACACCCACCCTGCTGCCTCTGAAGTTCTGCTTGTGGTCGAAGGCACGATCTGTGCCGGGTTTGTTTCGTCGGCAAATACCGTGTACTTCAAGACATTGTACAAAGGTGACATTATGGTATTCCCTCAAGGGCTGCTACATTTCCAGATCAACTCTGGCAAAACCACTGCTCTTGGGTTTGTCAGCTTTAGTAGCCCTAACCCAGGGCTGCAAATTTTGGACTATGCCTTGTTTGGCAACGAGTTGCCAACCGACATCGTCGCAAAGACAACGTTCTTGGACCCCGTTACGATCAAGAAGTTGAAGGGTGTTTTGGGTGGAAGTGGCTGA